A genomic window from Lotus japonicus ecotype B-129 chromosome 1, LjGifu_v1.2 includes:
- the LOC130728602 gene encoding UDP-glycosyltransferase 83A1-like, whose protein sequence is MSIPHFLVIPYPIMGHINPLMQFSQLVAKHGCNITFLNTEFSHKRATSSGSGQDNLKESRIKFVTLPDGLDPEDDRNDQVKVLLSIRSTMTRMFPKLIEDINALDKDNKITCIIATMNMGWALEVGHKLGIKGALLWPPSATTLAFCDFIPNLIDDGVIDSDGLPLKKQEIQLSPNMPPVDSDNLPWGTLGKVFVAQIVQEMQTFKLAEWWLCNTTYDFEPAAFSLSQRYLPIGPLVENYSYKTSFWEEDVACLEWLDQQPPQSVLYVSFGSMATLEQSQFNELALALDLLDKPFLWVVRPDNNNKVINAYPDEFHGSKGKVVKWAPQKKILNHPAIACFISHCGWNSTIEGVHASVPFLCWPFSTDQFLNKSFICDVWKIGLGLDKDENGIIPKGEIRTKVEQVIVNEDLKARSLKLKEITINNLAEGGQSSNNLKKFINWTKH, encoded by the exons ATGAGTATCCCACACTTTCTTGTTATACCATATCCAATAATGGGACACATCAATCCCCTTATGCAGTTCTCTCAGCTTGTAGCCAAACATGGTTGCAACATCACTTTTCTTAACACAGAGTTCAGTCACAAACGAGCAACTAGCTCAGGTTCCGGGCAAGATAACCTCAAAGAATCACGGATAAAGTTTGTGACACTCCCAGATGGTTTGGACCCTGAAGATGACAGAAATGACCAGGTTaaggttcttttgtcaatcagAAGCACCATGACTCGTATGTTTCCCAAGCTCATTGAAGATATTAATGCTTTGGATAAGGACAACAAGATCACTTGTATAATTGCTACCATGAACATGGGTTGGGCCTTGGAAGTTGGTCATAAATTGGGGATTAAAGGGGCTCTTCTTTGGCCCCCCTCTGCTACTACTTTGGCCTTTTGTGACTTCATACCAAATCTGATTGATGATGGAGTTATAGATTCAGATG GACTGCCACTCAAAAAACAAGAAATTCAACTTTCTCCAAACATGCCTCCAGTGGACTCAGATAACCTACCATGGGGTACCCTGGGCAAGGTCTTCGTTGCCCAGATAGTTCAAGAGATGCAAACTTTCAAGTTAGCAGAATGGTGGCTTTGCAACACCACTTATGATTTTGAGCCTGCTGCATTTTCCTTATCACAAAGGTACCTACCAATTGGTCCTTTGGTAGAAAATTACAGCTACAAAACTTCATTCTGGGAAGAAGATGTTGCTTGTCTAGAATGGTTGGATCAACAACCACCTCAATCTGTTCTATATGTTTCCTTTGGTAGTATGGCAACCTTGGAGCAGAGCCAATTCAATGAACTAGCTCTTGCCCTTGATCTCCTTGATAAACCTTTTCTATGGGTTGTGCGTCCAGATAACAATAACAAGGTGATTAATGCATACCCTGATGAATTCCATGGAAGTAAAGGTAAAGTTGTCAAATGGGCACCTCAGAAGAAGATATTGAATCACCCAGCTATAGCTTGCTTCATTAGTCACTGTGGTTGGAACTCTACAATAGAAGGTGTACATGCTAGTGTGCCTTTCCTGTGTTGGCCATTTTCCACTGATCAATTTCTTAACAAGTCATTTATTTGTGATGTGTGGAAGATTGGACTTGGATTAGACAAAGATGAAAATGGAATAATACCAAAGGGAGAGATAAGGACGAAGGTGGAGCAAGTGATTGTTAATGAAGACTTGAAAGCAAGGTCTCTGAAACTGAAGGAAATAACCATAAATAACTTAGCAGAAGGTGGTCAGTCATCAAACAATCTCAAGAAGTTTATCAACTGGACGAAGCATTAA
- the LOC130732359 gene encoding UDP-glycosyltransferase 83A1-like — translation MAFPHVLALPFPIQGNVNPLMQFSQLLAKHGCKITFVQTEFTHKRVNNPSGAGKDMLEGSQIKIVTLPDGLDPEDNRTDIFKLLSSMKSTMPARLQKLIEDINALEDVGNKISCIVVTVNMGWALEVAKKLGIKRALLFPASGTSMACILSIPKLIEDKIIDAEGLPIKKQEIQLSPNMPMIDPTEFPWHGQSKFIFDRIVQEVQPMNIAEWWLCNTAYDLEPGLFSISPKFLPIGPLMGSDDNNKISLWKEDTTCLDWLDQHPPKSVIYVSFGSMAVIGPNQFKELALGLDLLNKPFLWVVRKDNGVEENNAYPDEFRGSHGKIVGWAPQKKILSHPAIACFISHCGWNSTIEGVYNGVPFLCWPFFSDQLLDKSYICDVWKIGLELEKDENGLISRGEIRKKVEQLLGDDDIKARSLKMKEIAKTSIAEDGQSSKNLDKFINWAKY, via the exons ATGGCCTTCCCTCATGTTCTTGCTTTGCCATTCCCAATTCAAGGAAATGTGAACCCCCTCATGCAATTTTCTCAACTTTTGGCTAAACATGGCTGCAAGATCACTTTTGTGCAAACAGAGTTCACCCACAAACGAGTGAATAATCCATCTGGTGCTGGCAAAGACATGCTTGAAGGGTCACAGATTAAGATTGTGACTCTCCCTGATGGTTTGGACCCTGAAGACAATAGAACTGATATCTTCAAACTTTTATCCTCAATGAAAAGCACCATGCCTGCAAGGCTTCAAAAGCTTATTGAAGACATTAATGCTTTGGAGGATGTGGGCAATAAGATCAGTTGCATTGTTGTTACTGTTAACATGGGTTGGGCCTTGGAAGTTGCCAAGAAATTGGGAATCAAAAGGGCTTTACTCTTTCCAGCCTCAGGAACTTCCATGGCCTGTATTTTGAGCATACCAAAGCTGATTGAGGACAAGATTATTGATGCTGAag GACTTCCCATCAAAAAACAAGAAATCCAACTCTCCCCAAACATGCCTATGATAGACCCAACAGAGTTTCCATGGCATGGCCAAAGTAAGTTCATCTTTGATCGCATTGTGCAGGAAGTTCAACCCATGAACATAGCAGAATGGTGGCTTTGCAACACTGCTTATGATCTTGAGCCAGGACTATTTTCCATATCCCCAAAGTTCCTACCAATTGGCCCATTAATGGGGAGTGATGACAACAACAAAATTTCATTGTGGAAAGAAGACACAACTTGCTTGGACTGGTTAGATCAACATCCACCTAAATCTGTGATATATGTTTCCTTTGGTAGTATGGCAGTGATAGGACCAAACCAATTCAAAGAGTTAGCTCTTGGACTTGATCTTCTTAACAAGCCTTTTCTTTGGGTTGTGCGTAAAGACAATGGTGTTGAGGAAAACAATGCATACCCAGATGAATTCAGGGGAAGTCATGGGAAAATTGTTGGTTGGGCTCCACAAAAGAAGATTTTGAGCCACCCTGCAATAGCATGCTTCATTAGTCACTGTGGTTGGAATTCTACCATTGAAGGTGTGTATAATGGGGTACCTTTCCTGTGTTGGCCATTTTTCTCTGACCAACTTCTTGACAAGTCTTATATTTGTGATGTGTGGAAGATTGGACTTGAATTAGAAAAGGATGAAAATGGATTAATATCAAGGGGAGAGATAAGGAAGAAGGTGGAACAACTccttggtgatgatgacataaAAGCAAGGTCTTTGAAAATGAAGGAAATAGCCAAAACTAGCATAGCAGAAGATGGCCAATCATCAAAGAATCTAGACAAGTTTATCAATTGGGCGAAGTATTAA
- the LOC130728603 gene encoding UDP-glycosyltransferase 83A1-like: MGIPHFLVIPYPVPGHVNPLMQFSQVLIKQGCKITFVNTESSHKRAIASGAWQDNNLDEALIRFVTLSDGLEPEDDRSDQKKVLSSIKTNMPSMLPKLIQDINDLDLDNKISCIVSTMSMGWGLEIGHKLGIKGAFLWTASATSLAYLHSIPKLIGDGIIDSAGIPTRKQEIKLSPNMPMMDITNLPWRGKDKISFNNTAQEMQTMKLGQWWLCNTTYDLEPAAFSISPRFLPIGPLIADDTNKISFWQEDKTCLAWLDQQPPQSVTYVSFGSLVVMEPNQFKELALGLDLLNKPFLWVIRPGTINKVNNGYPDEFHGSKGKIVNWVHQKKILDHPAIACFISHCGWNSTIEGVCGGVPFLCWPFTSDQFVNKSYICDVWKVGLGLDKDKNGLIPKGKIRNKVEQLLGDEDIKARSLKLKELILNSIAEGGHSSKNLENFVNWAKL, translated from the exons ATGGGTATCCCTCACTTCCTTGTTATTCCATATCCAGTTCCAGGACATGTGAATCCCCTTATGCAGTTCTCTCAGGTTCTCATCAAGCAAGGCTGCAAGATCACTTTTGTGAACACAGAGTCCAGCCACAAAAGAGCAATTGCTTCTGGTGCTTGGCAAGACAACAACCTCGATGAAGCACTGATAAGATTTGTCACACTCTCGGATGGTTTGGAACCTGAAGATGACAGAAGTGACCAGAAGAAAGTTCTTTCATCAATCAAAACCAACATGCCTTCTATGCTTCCCAAGCTGATACAAGATATTAATGATTTGGATTTGGACAACAAAATCTCTTGTATAGTTAGTACCATGAGTATGGGATGGGGCTTGGAAATTGGACACAAATTGGGAATTAAAGGGGCTTTTCTTTGGACTGCTTCAGCAACTTCTCTGGCTTATCTTCACAGCATCCCGAAGCTAATTGGCGATGGAATTATTGACTCTGCTG GAATTCCCACCAGAAAACAAGAGATTAAACTCTCCCCAAACATGCCTATGATGGACATTACAAACCTTCCATGGAGGGGCAAAGATAAGATTTCATTTAATAACACTGCACAAGAGATGCAAACTATGAAGTTAGGACAGTGGTGGCTTTGCAACACTACTTATGATCTCGAACCTGCTGCCTTTTCCATATCACCAAGGTTCTTACCAATTGGCCCATTGATTGCAGATGACACCAACAAAATCTCATTCTGGCAAGAAGATAAAACTTGCTTAGCCTGGTTGGATCAACAACCACCTCAATCTGTGACATATGTTTCCTTTGGTAGTTTGGTAGTGATGGAACCAAACCAATTCAAAGAACTAGCTCTTGGACTTGATCTTCTTAACAAGCCTTTTCTTTGGGTCATTCGTCCCGGTACTATTAACAAGGTAAACAATGGATACCCAGATGAATTCCATGGAAGTAAAGGTAAAATTGTGAATTGGGTGCATCAGAAGAAGATATTGGACCACCCTGCAATAGCTTGCTTCATTAGTCATTGTGGTTGGAACTCCACCATTGAAGGTGTTTGTGGTGGTGTTCCTTTCTTGTGTTGGCCATTTACCAGTGATCAATTTGTTAACAAGTCATATATTTGTGATGTGTGGAAGGTTGGGCTTGGATTAGACAAGGATAAAAATGGATTAATACCAAAGGGAAAGATAAGGAATAAGGTGGAGCAATTGCTTGGCGATGAAGATATAAAAGCAAGGTCCTTGAAGCTGAAGGAATTGATCTTGAATAGCATAGCAGAAGGTGGCCACTCTTCAAAGAATCTTGAAAACTTTGTCAATTGGGCAAAGTTATAA